From Streptomyces sp. TLI_105, the proteins below share one genomic window:
- a CDS encoding NAD(P)/FAD-dependent oxidoreductase, whose protein sequence is MDQTNERVDVVIVGAGLSGIAAAVELTATHPGRSFVMLEARDDLGGTWDLFRYPGIRSDSDMFTLGYGFKPWTAEKSIASGEAILDYLRETVDEYGLRRHIRLGRRVVAADWSQDDRSWVLEVAGPAGRERVACSYLYMAAGYYDHEGGHKPEFPGQAAFRGAIVHPQQWPADLDCTGKRVVVIGSGATAITLVPALARTASKVTMVQRSPTYVAIDSDVDEQANRLRAEVGDREAFTRIRLRNLRDQQVKYHFARTDPQAFKKHLFDEIEKIVGRECREKHFTPAYEPWDQRVCLVPNGDLFHAVRDGRAEVVTGHIETFTEGGLRVASGEEVPADVIVTATGLQLVTLGKIRFSMGGEPVDFSQTFTYKGVAFSGVPNLLMAFGYLNSSWTLRLELVNRFWSSLLTRMDELGTTVVTPVLRDEDRGMSRGPWVKDVSSGYLVRHMDDMPAQGDREPWINPQVHEQMKDLLSAPLEDGVLRFT, encoded by the coding sequence ATGGATCAGACCAATGAGCGCGTCGACGTGGTGATCGTCGGCGCCGGCCTCTCGGGCATCGCGGCGGCGGTCGAACTGACGGCGACGCATCCAGGTCGGTCGTTCGTCATGCTCGAGGCGCGGGACGACCTCGGGGGCACGTGGGACCTGTTCCGGTACCCCGGGATCCGGTCCGACAGTGACATGTTCACGCTGGGATACGGTTTCAAGCCGTGGACCGCCGAGAAGTCGATCGCGTCGGGCGAGGCCATCCTCGACTACCTGAGGGAGACCGTCGACGAGTACGGGTTGAGGCGGCACATCCGCCTCGGTCGCCGGGTCGTCGCCGCCGACTGGTCGCAGGACGACCGCTCCTGGGTCTTGGAGGTCGCGGGCCCCGCCGGTCGCGAACGCGTCGCCTGTTCGTACCTCTACATGGCCGCGGGCTACTACGACCACGAGGGCGGCCACAAGCCGGAGTTCCCCGGCCAGGCGGCGTTCCGCGGGGCGATCGTCCATCCCCAGCAGTGGCCGGCCGACCTCGACTGCACCGGAAAGCGGGTCGTCGTCATCGGATCCGGTGCCACCGCGATCACCCTGGTCCCGGCCCTCGCCCGGACCGCGTCGAAGGTCACGATGGTGCAGCGGTCGCCCACCTACGTGGCCATCGACTCCGATGTCGACGAGCAGGCCAACCGGCTGCGCGCGGAAGTGGGGGACCGGGAGGCGTTCACGCGGATCCGGCTGCGCAACCTCCGTGACCAGCAGGTGAAGTACCACTTCGCGCGCACCGATCCCCAGGCCTTCAAGAAGCACCTCTTCGACGAGATCGAGAAGATCGTCGGCCGCGAGTGCCGGGAGAAGCACTTCACCCCGGCCTACGAGCCCTGGGACCAGCGCGTGTGCCTGGTGCCCAACGGGGACCTCTTCCACGCCGTCCGGGACGGCAGGGCCGAGGTGGTGACGGGGCACATCGAGACGTTCACGGAGGGTGGCCTCCGGGTGGCGTCCGGCGAAGAGGTTCCGGCCGACGTGATCGTGACCGCGACCGGCCTGCAGCTCGTCACACTCGGGAAGATCCGGTTCAGCATGGGCGGCGAGCCGGTCGATTTCTCGCAGACCTTCACCTACAAGGGGGTCGCGTTCAGCGGGGTCCCGAACCTCCTCATGGCCTTCGGCTACCTCAACTCCTCCTGGACGCTCCGCCTCGAACTGGTCAACCGGTTCTGGAGCTCGCTGCTCACCAGGATGGACGAACTGGGTACGACGGTCGTGACGCCTGTTCTGCGCGACGAGGACCGGGGCATGTCGCGAGGACCCTGGGTCAAGGACGTCTCCTCGGGCTACCTCGTGCGCCACATGGACGACATGCCGGCCCAGGGCGACCGCGAGCCGTGGATCAATCCCCAGGTCCACGAGCAGATGAAGGACCTCCTGAGCGCACCTCTCGAGGACGGCGTCCTGCGCTTCACGTAG
- a CDS encoding long-chain fatty acid--CoA ligase, translating into MLSTMQDGPLSLANLLRYATSVHADATVTTWTGRAARRRTFGELGTRAARLANALRGLGVGPSDRVATFMWNNSEHMEVYATVPAMGAVLHALNIRLFPEQLVFTATHAEDRVVFVDGTLASAFEGVLPRLHTVRHVIVVNGDAAGFRAPRGVEVHDYEPLLEAQPAVYDFPVLDERSAAAMCYTSGTTGDPKGVVYSHRSLFLHAMHVTTPAAMGLATSDTCLAIVPMFHVNAWSLPFASMLSGASLLMPDRFLQPEPLLAMMEAERPTSAAAVPTIWTGLAARLATHPQDISHLREVVVGGSAMPPTLMKTFEEHHGVKVVHGWGMTETSSVGTVAHPPARATGEDRWRYRMSQGRFAPLVEFRLKGDDDAPVPHDGESLGELEVRGPWITGSYYSPDDEPVEAGAFDDGWLRTGDVGRISPDGFLTLVDRAKDVIKSGGEWISSIDMENDIMAHPAVAEAAVFGVPDERWDERPCVAVVLRNGAGEPADAAALREHLAESWAKWQLPERWAFVAEIPKTSVGKFDKKVLRRQYADRRLAFVHLG; encoded by the coding sequence TTGCTGAGCACGATGCAGGACGGGCCACTGTCGCTCGCCAATCTGCTGCGCTACGCGACCTCCGTGCACGCCGACGCCACCGTCACCACCTGGACGGGCCGGGCGGCACGCCGACGCACGTTCGGTGAACTGGGCACGCGGGCCGCCCGGCTGGCGAACGCTCTGCGCGGCCTGGGCGTCGGGCCTTCCGATCGCGTGGCGACGTTCATGTGGAACAACAGCGAGCACATGGAGGTCTACGCGACGGTCCCCGCCATGGGCGCGGTTCTTCACGCCCTGAACATCCGCCTCTTCCCCGAGCAGCTCGTGTTCACGGCCACCCACGCCGAGGACCGCGTGGTGTTCGTGGACGGGACGCTCGCGTCCGCTTTCGAAGGAGTACTCCCCCGGCTCCACACCGTGCGTCACGTGATCGTCGTGAACGGTGACGCGGCCGGCTTCCGCGCGCCTCGGGGGGTCGAGGTCCACGACTACGAGCCCCTCCTCGAGGCGCAGCCCGCCGTGTACGACTTCCCCGTGCTGGACGAACGCTCGGCCGCGGCGATGTGCTACACCTCGGGCACCACGGGCGATCCCAAGGGCGTGGTGTACTCCCACCGTTCGCTCTTCCTGCACGCGATGCACGTGACCACTCCGGCCGCGATGGGGCTGGCGACGAGCGACACGTGTCTGGCGATCGTGCCGATGTTCCACGTCAACGCCTGGAGTCTGCCGTTCGCGTCCATGCTCTCCGGCGCGTCACTCCTCATGCCCGACCGCTTCCTGCAGCCCGAGCCGCTGCTGGCCATGATGGAAGCGGAGCGACCGACGTCCGCCGCCGCCGTACCGACCATCTGGACGGGGCTCGCCGCGAGACTCGCGACCCACCCACAGGACATCAGCCACCTACGCGAAGTCGTCGTGGGAGGCTCGGCCATGCCGCCCACGCTGATGAAGACCTTCGAGGAGCACCACGGGGTCAAGGTCGTCCACGGTTGGGGGATGACCGAGACCTCGTCCGTGGGCACAGTGGCCCACCCGCCGGCCCGTGCGACCGGTGAAGACCGGTGGCGCTACAGGATGAGCCAGGGACGGTTCGCGCCGCTGGTCGAGTTCAGGCTCAAGGGCGACGACGACGCTCCCGTGCCCCACGACGGCGAGTCGCTCGGCGAGTTGGAGGTGAGGGGACCCTGGATCACGGGCTCCTATTACAGCCCGGACGACGAGCCGGTCGAAGCCGGCGCCTTCGACGACGGATGGCTGCGGACCGGCGACGTCGGCCGGATCAGTCCCGACGGATTCCTCACCCTCGTCGACCGGGCGAAGGACGTCATCAAGTCCGGCGGCGAGTGGATCTCCTCCATCGACATGGAGAACGACATCATGGCGCATCCCGCCGTCGCCGAGGCTGCCGTCTTCGGCGTCCCCGACGAGCGCTGGGACGAACGGCCCTGCGTGGCCGTCGTCCTGAGGAACGGCGCGGGTGAACCGGCCGACGCCGCGGCACTGAGGGAACACCTGGCCGAGAGCTGGGCCAAGTGGCAGCTCCCGGAACGCTGGGCCTTCGTCGCCGAGATCCCCAAGACCAGCGTGGGGAAGTTCGACAAGAAGGTCCTGCGCCGCCAGTACGCCGATCGCCGGCTCGCCTTCGTCCACTTGGGCTAG